The following proteins are co-located in the Sphingomonas panacis genome:
- a CDS encoding Crp/Fnr family transcriptional regulator — translation MSSSPLEFLARRLSQRAPLSEDDVAAVSSLPHTVRIVHAATYLVREGEPPKPYCALVISGMAFRHKLTVLGARQIVSLHLRGDILDLQHLFLNIADHSVQALTELDVAEIDREALREVALARPAIGQALWIEGLVDASIYREWVLNVGRRDARARIAHILCEIAIRMHAAEIIEAERFQLPMTQEQLGDATGLTSVHVNRTMKALAADGLIEQAGRWISIRDWNGIRREGDFNPLYLHLDQVAPHFGRPLSALFSRRG, via the coding sequence ATGTCGTCATCGCCATTGGAGTTCCTCGCCCGCCGGCTTTCACAACGCGCGCCCCTGAGCGAAGATGATGTCGCTGCCGTCTCGTCACTTCCGCACACCGTGCGTATTGTACATGCCGCGACCTATCTCGTGCGAGAGGGCGAGCCGCCGAAACCATATTGCGCGCTCGTCATCTCCGGCATGGCGTTCCGCCACAAGCTGACGGTCCTTGGCGCGCGTCAGATCGTCTCGCTTCATCTCAGAGGCGACATCCTCGATCTTCAGCATCTGTTTCTCAACATCGCCGATCATAGCGTGCAAGCTCTGACGGAACTCGACGTTGCGGAAATCGACCGTGAGGCGCTTCGGGAGGTTGCCCTGGCCAGACCGGCGATTGGGCAGGCGCTGTGGATCGAAGGTCTGGTCGACGCGTCAATCTACCGAGAATGGGTTCTCAATGTTGGACGCCGTGATGCGCGTGCGCGCATCGCCCACATTCTATGCGAAATCGCAATCCGCATGCACGCCGCTGAAATTATCGAGGCCGAGCGTTTTCAACTGCCGATGACACAGGAACAGTTGGGTGACGCGACAGGCTTGACCAGCGTTCACGTCAATCGAACGATGAAGGCTTTGGCCGCGGATGGGCTGATCGAGCAGGCTGGCCGGTGGATTTCCATCCGTGATTGGAATGGCATCAGGAGAGAAGGTGATTTCAATCCCTTGTATCTTCATCTGGATCAGGTCGCCCCGCATTTTGGCCGGCCACTGAGCGCGTTATTCTCGCGCCGCGGCTGA
- a CDS encoding diguanylate cyclase has translation MFQSLTARIAALGAIIVAALLTLAWLLAGASAETRENFRWVTHSGDVIASMRTALIDLREAESGQRGFVLTGNETFIATFEQHIADGRRALTRVVGMTTDNPVQNARARELLRLMDERVGGLRTTLKAARSGGFEQARATVANGHGLELMNTISLLATGFLEEERSLRESRIAVAGERLTRLQKLALIGGSLLSLLVVLVSALVIRGIRRPVDVIHDAMVALGRGDHNVRITTIMGSREFGQLADGYNRMADRLEAAIADQGRSEGDLKIANDELLGNRDALQDRGDAIELLGGMAHRMQAARTDDELAQVIRVFVPLVLPGIGGALYAHNNSRNLLLPIAGWGGSAPERDGFAPNQCWALRRGQSHFVSAPGSDIVCAHVADAETVYHCEPLLAGGEVIGTLCLFGTVTAENRFRLAVMAENIASALVNHRLQRDLREQTIRDPLTGLFNRRYMEEALSLEIARARRSGAPLSVVMCDIDHFKRFNDEFGHDAGDSVLQAVATEMQSRFRDGDLVCRFGGEEFTIIAPGTTAEALGARVESVRQAISEISLRQGGRLLGGTSMSFGIATWDNSMNNDGSSLVQLADAALYRAKREGRNRTVIEPHEDA, from the coding sequence ATGTTTCAATCGCTTACCGCTCGCATCGCCGCACTGGGTGCCATCATCGTGGCCGCCTTGCTCACGCTGGCGTGGCTGCTTGCCGGTGCGTCAGCGGAAACGCGTGAAAATTTCCGGTGGGTTACCCATTCCGGTGACGTAATCGCCTCGATGAGGACGGCGCTCATAGATTTGCGCGAAGCCGAGTCCGGGCAGCGCGGTTTCGTCTTGACCGGCAACGAGACTTTCATCGCAACGTTCGAACAGCATATCGCCGATGGACGCCGGGCGCTCACGCGCGTGGTGGGGATGACGACCGACAATCCCGTTCAGAACGCCCGCGCGCGTGAGTTGCTGAGGCTGATGGATGAGCGCGTGGGCGGGCTGCGCACGACGCTGAAGGCCGCCCGGAGCGGCGGATTCGAACAGGCCCGCGCGACAGTCGCGAACGGGCACGGTCTCGAGTTGATGAATACGATCTCGTTGCTCGCCACCGGGTTTCTGGAGGAGGAGCGCTCCCTTCGGGAATCGCGAATCGCGGTGGCGGGCGAACGGCTTACCCGGTTGCAGAAACTGGCGTTGATCGGCGGTTCACTGCTGTCGCTGCTGGTCGTGCTGGTGTCCGCGCTGGTCATTCGCGGCATTCGACGCCCGGTGGATGTCATTCACGATGCAATGGTGGCGCTGGGACGGGGCGACCATAACGTGCGGATCACCACCATAATGGGCTCGCGCGAATTCGGGCAGCTCGCCGACGGCTATAACCGGATGGCCGACCGTCTTGAAGCCGCCATTGCCGATCAGGGGCGCAGCGAGGGCGACCTCAAGATCGCCAATGACGAGTTGTTGGGCAACCGGGATGCCTTGCAAGACCGTGGCGATGCGATCGAGCTGCTGGGCGGAATGGCGCATCGTATGCAGGCGGCGCGCACCGACGACGAACTGGCGCAGGTGATCCGCGTGTTCGTGCCCCTCGTGTTGCCGGGGATCGGGGGCGCGCTCTATGCCCACAACAATTCCCGCAACCTGCTGCTCCCGATCGCCGGCTGGGGTGGATCGGCGCCCGAACGGGATGGCTTCGCACCGAACCAATGCTGGGCACTGCGGCGCGGGCAAAGCCATTTCGTCAGCGCGCCGGGCAGCGATATCGTCTGCGCGCATGTCGCCGATGCGGAGACGGTCTACCATTGCGAGCCGCTGCTGGCGGGCGGAGAGGTGATCGGGACGCTTTGCCTGTTCGGCACCGTGACCGCCGAGAACCGCTTCCGCTTGGCCGTCATGGCTGAGAATATCGCCTCGGCGCTGGTCAATCACCGGCTTCAGCGTGACTTGCGCGAGCAGACGATCCGCGACCCGCTGACCGGATTGTTCAACCGCCGCTATATGGAAGAAGCGCTCTCGCTGGAGATCGCGCGGGCACGGCGATCAGGCGCGCCGCTCAGCGTCGTCATGTGCGACATTGATCATTTCAAGCGCTTCAACGACGAGTTCGGGCACGACGCAGGCGACAGCGTGTTGCAGGCGGTCGCCACGGAGATGCAGAGCCGCTTCCGCGACGGCGATCTCGTATGTCGCTTCGGCGGCGAGGAATTCACCATCATCGCGCCGGGCACCACCGCCGAGGCGCTTGGGGCGCGGGTCGAGTCGGTGCGTCAGGCGATTTCCGAAATCAGCCTGCGCCAGGGCGGCCGGCTGCTCGGCGGCACCAGCATGTCGTTCGGCATCGCGACGTGGGACAACAGCATGAACAACGACGGATCGTCGCTCGTTCAGCTCGCCGATGCCGCCTTGTACCGCGCCAAGCGCGAAGGCCGTAATCGCACGGTTATAGAACCGCACGAGGACGCATAG